The following is a genomic window from Bosea sp. RAC05.
GTCCATGGATTTCGGCAATGCGCCCCGCACGGCGCCCATCGGAGGCATCCCCGTCGTCCCTCGCGCCGACGTCGTCGCCGCGCAAGGCAGCGTCTCGGTCGAGCTGCCGCCCGAGCAGACGGTCCAGTCCGCCCAGGTGGGCGAGGCCGTGAAGCTCGATCTGCGCGCCCAGGAACGCAGCGCCCGCGACATCGATGCCCGCACGCGCGACCTCCAGACCCGCGCCGCCTTCGCGCGCCGCAGCGCGGAGGGGCAGCAGCAGGAGCGCCAGGCCGAGCAGGATCTCGATGCCGCCGTCGAGCGGCGCATCGTCATCGAGCCGCGCACGCGCGCCATCGTGATGCAGCAGCGCGACCGCGACACCGGGGAGACGATCTCGCAATTGCCCGACGAGACCATGCTGAAACTGCGGATCTATTCGCGCGAACTCGCCGACCGCGCCCGCGATGCGGAGGAGCAGCCGGTGGCCCCGCAGGTCGAGCGCATCGCCTGAGGGCACCGGGCCGCCTCCCCTTCATCTCATCTTTCACAGACAGCAACGCCCGCCTCGCGCGGGCGTTCTGCTGTTGGCCACCCCTGCCGAGCATTGCCGTTCCGTTAACCACGATCGCAGCCCGGTCCGGACGCGCGGCATTCGACGACCGAAATTTACCTCCTGTTACGAGCTCGGGAGGGATGGTCCACCCGTCGCGGCCAGAATGATCGCGACTGCCAGAAGGCACCAAACCAGAAGGGTTTATCACCATGGCCACCGCTATCTCGAACGGCGTCCGTTCCTCGCTCGCCTCGCTCCAGACCATCACCAGCCAGGCCGCCGCTGTTCAGAACCGTCTCGCCACCGGCAAGAAGGTCAACACGGCCGTCGACAATCCGGTCAACTTCTTCACCGCCCAGTCGCTGAACGATCGCTCGAGCCAGCTCAAGGGCCTGCTCGACGGCATCTCCAACGGCATCCAGACGGTGCAGGCCGCCTCCAAGGGCATCGACGGCATCACCAAGCTCGTCAGCTCGCTCCAGTCCACCGTCAAGCAGGCGCAGGCCGACGCGGCTCAGAACCGCCCGACCGTCGTCGGCACCGGCACGACCCTGGCCACCGCCGGCGAAGCCGCGCTGACCAGCAAGAGCCTGAAGGACATCGCCCTCGACAAGCGCGTCGGCAGCGCCGGCGACACGACCGTCGCCACCGCCACCGCCAGCGCCGCGGGTGACCTCGGTGTCGACACCACCGCCACGCCGGCCCTGAACATCCAGATCGTCACCAACCCGGCCGCCGCGACCTCGACGACCAACATCTCCGTCGCGCTGACCGCCAACACGACCGTCCGTGACGTCGTGAACGCGATCAACACCTCGGGCGTCGCCACCGCCTTCGTCGACGAGAAGGGCCTGCTCAACGTCAAGGGCACGGGCTCCGAGACGCTCGGCGTCGGTATCGGTGTCGGTGCGGATGCCGCTGCCGCCACCACGGCTTCGGCGACCGGTACGTCGAACGCCGCCTTCGGCCTCAACGCCACCGACCGCACCACGGGTATCGCCTCCTCCGGCGTGACCTCGGCGACGCGTTCGAACCTGATCGAGCAGTACAACACCCTGCGCACGCAGATCGACTCGCTGGCCAAGGATGCGGGCTTCAACGGCGTCAACCTGCTGCAGGGCGACAAGGTGACGATCGCCTTCAACGAAAAGGGCGGCAAGAACCAGACCAAGCTCGACATCCAGGGCACGAGCCTGACGTCCGACAACATCGGCATCCAGCAGGCCGGCAACGCCCAGGTGGCGGGGACGATCAACTTCCAGAACGACTCCGATCTGGAAAAGGCCACCACGGCCCTGACGAGCGCCCTCACCTCGCTGAAGTCGCTGTCGTCGACCTTCGGTGCCAACCTGTCGGTCGCCCAGACCCGCCAGGATTTCACCAAGGACCTGGCCGACGTCCTCTCGACCGGCGCCGCGAACCTGGTGAACGCCGACGCCAACGAGGAAGCCGCGAACCTGCTCTCGCTGCAGACCCGCCAGCAGCTGTCCCAGACCGCTCTGTCGCTCTCCTCGCAGTCCGACCAGGCCGTCCTGCGTCTGTTCTGATCCTTCGTCCGCAGAAAGCGGGCAGCCCACAGGATGTGGGCCGAAGACAAGAAGGCGGCGGAGCCACGGCTCCGCCGCCTTTTTTCATTCGTGAACGCCATCGCCGCCGCATTAACGGTTTGTTATCCTTAACGGGGAATTATCGGTCATCACCGCACGAGCGCAGAATCGCGCTTCAGGGGACCGAAGATGGCGAACACGATTCTTTCCAGTGGCGTGCGCAACAACCTGCTCACGCTCCAGAAGACGACGAGCGAACAGGCTGTCCTGCAGAACCGCCTCGCGACGGGCCGCAAGGTCAATTCGGCCATCGACAACCCGGTCAACTACTTCACCGCCCAGTCGCTCAACGACCGAGGCAGCCAGTTGGGCGGCCTGCTCGACGGCATCTCGAACGGCATCCAGACGATCCAGGCGGCCTCCAAGGGCATCGACGGCATCTCCAAGCTGGTCCAGTCGCTGCAGTCGACGGTCAAGCAGGCCCAGGCCGACGCCGCCCAGAACCGGCCCACCGTCATCGGCACGGGCACGGCGCTCGCCAGCGCCGCCGAAACCCAGGCGACCAACAAGAGCCTGAAGGACATCGCCCTCGACAAGCGCGTCGGCAGCGCCGGCGACACGGTCGTGACGGCGGCGACGGCAGGCGCGGCGGGCGACCTCGGCATCGACGTCACCGCGACGCCGGCCCTGAACATCCAGATCACCACCGGCCCGGTCGGCGCCCCGACCTCGACCACCAATATCGGCGTCACCCTGACGGCCAACACCACCGTCCGCGACGTCGTCAACGCGATCAACGCGTCGGGCGTCGCCACCGCCTTCGTCGACGAGAAGGGCCTGCTCAACGTCAAGGGCATCGGCTCCGAGACGCTCGGCGTCGGCATCGGCGCGGGCGCCAACGCCGGCGCGGCGGTGACCGCCTCGTCGACCGGTGCCCAGAGCGCCGCCTTCGGCCTCAACGCCACCGACCGCACCACCGGTATCGCCTCCTCCGGCGTCACCTCGGCGGTCCGCTCGAACCTGATCCAGCAGTTCAACGACCTGCGCACGCAGATCGACCAGCTCGCCAAGGATTCGAGCTTCAACGGCATCAACCTGCTGGCCGGCGACCGTCTCTCGATCGCCTTCAACGAGAAGGCCGGCACCAACCAGACCAAGCTGGACATCCAGGGCACCAACCTGACCGCCGAGAACCTCGGCATCCCGCAGGCGATCAACACGCAGCTGGCCGGCTTCTTCAACTTCCAGAACGACCTCGACCTCGAAAAGGCGACCGGCTCGCTCTCGAACGCGCTGACCTCGCTGCGCTCGCTGGCCTCGACCTTCGGTTCGAACCTCTCGGTCGCGCAGACCCGGCAGGACTTCACCAAGGAGATGGTCAACACCCTGACCATCGGCGCCGACAACCTCGTGCTCGC
Proteins encoded in this region:
- a CDS encoding flagellin N-terminal helical domain-containing protein, encoding MATAISNGVRSSLASLQTITSQAAAVQNRLATGKKVNTAVDNPVNFFTAQSLNDRSSQLKGLLDGISNGIQTVQAASKGIDGITKLVSSLQSTVKQAQADAAQNRPTVVGTGTTLATAGEAALTSKSLKDIALDKRVGSAGDTTVATATASAAGDLGVDTTATPALNIQIVTNPAAATSTTNISVALTANTTVRDVVNAINTSGVATAFVDEKGLLNVKGTGSETLGVGIGVGADAAAATTASATGTSNAAFGLNATDRTTGIASSGVTSATRSNLIEQYNTLRTQIDSLAKDAGFNGVNLLQGDKVTIAFNEKGGKNQTKLDIQGTSLTSDNIGIQQAGNAQVAGTINFQNDSDLEKATTALTSALTSLKSLSSTFGANLSVAQTRQDFTKDLADVLSTGAANLVNADANEEAANLLSLQTRQQLSQTALSLSSQSDQAVLRLF
- a CDS encoding flagellin N-terminal helical domain-containing protein → MANTILSSGVRNNLLTLQKTTSEQAVLQNRLATGRKVNSAIDNPVNYFTAQSLNDRGSQLGGLLDGISNGIQTIQAASKGIDGISKLVQSLQSTVKQAQADAAQNRPTVIGTGTALASAAETQATNKSLKDIALDKRVGSAGDTVVTAATAGAAGDLGIDVTATPALNIQITTGPVGAPTSTTNIGVTLTANTTVRDVVNAINASGVATAFVDEKGLLNVKGIGSETLGVGIGAGANAGAAVTASSTGAQSAAFGLNATDRTTGIASSGVTSAVRSNLIQQFNDLRTQIDQLAKDSSFNGINLLAGDRLSIAFNEKAGTNQTKLDIQGTNLTAENLGIPQAINTQLAGFFNFQNDLDLEKATGSLSNALTSLRSLASTFGSNLSVAQTRQDFTKEMVNTLTIGADNLVLADSNEEGAKLLALNTRQQLSQTALSLASQADQSVLRLFS